DNA sequence from the Desulfurobacterium indicum genome:
GATGACAAAGTCATGGCATTTCACGACATCAACCCACAAGCACCCATCCATATTTTAATTATCCCCAAGGAGCACATCCCAACAGTAAACGACCTTGAAGAAAACCACAAGGAACTAATAGGACATATCTTCCTCGTGGCAAAGAAAATAGCTAAAGAGCTGGGAGTTGATGAAAAAGGATACAGAATGCTTGTGAATTGCAAC
Encoded proteins:
- a CDS encoding histidine triad nucleotide-binding protein, yielding MCIFCKIVNKEIPAKVVYEDDKVMAFHDINPQAPIHILIIPKEHIPTVNDLEENHKELIGHIFLVAKKIAKELGVDEKGYRMLVNCNSDGGQEIYHIHFHLFAGKPLGPMICK